A segment of the Corylus avellana chromosome ca2, CavTom2PMs-1.0 genome:
agaggataaaaagatgctCCTCAAACATTACtccgctatatatatatatatatatatatacatttaaaTACTCAACCATATGAACTCTCACCTCTATGCAACATAAGGGCTCGTTTGGTTCGCATAATGCGTATTTCATTAGGAAAGTGAATAGTTATGACTGGAAATAAAAGAGAATGGAATGGAATTGAataactattcatattccttaatttAGTAACAACACACATACTTTAATTggaatttaatcaaaattactaaaagccccatgctattatttttttcaactcatatttaaaataaaaaaattaaaaattaaagaaaataaagtgggtggccagccacccacaTAAACAGCTGGGGTGGCCAGGTCACCCCTTATAAGCAAGCGCAGCCACCCCAAAGGACCCACGGGGGTGGCCACGACCACCCTCGACACCCTCAGGGGTGGCCGCACCACCCCCGGCCTCTTCtgtgggtggctgaccaccacaatgggtggtcggccacccactttattttttttagttttttttaagtttaaaataaactcaaaaaataaaaatgggttttttggaaaatttattcaatttcatAAGGAATAGCTGTTCTTCTTAGTTTAGAAGAAATAGTTACTCCTCTTAATTTAGatgaatagttattcatttgtATGAGATTAGTCATTCTCATgagaataactatttctagGAACAGACccctaccaaacaaaagaataactattctaAAGAATATCTATTTCATTCTaggggtctattccgcaaaccaaatggCCAATGATCACATTTGATGTTCCCATTATCTGAGCCATTTACCATCCGAGGCATTCTCACTGTTTATTCTCTTCTTTCATCATTCATGCAGCAGGACAAAACACCAGAAAAAAAAGATTACACAGACATGCACCATGTACATAAAATACTCACGTTTAATATTGCATATTCTTACTACAATATAcgcaaaagcttaagcttattttatatatataatatgatgcCCTCAGGGCCAGGCATGCATGCcattaattaagataatatttCCATACGTACAATACAAACCTCCCAGGAAGCATTGATCATTCAGGATCAATCAACATTTGCGCCGCCATACCTCCTAGCAGCCTCTTTGCTATCGATGGTTGCTGTGAAAGTCTGATCACCAGCTTTTTCCGGCCTAGAAGATCCGTTGAAGTTGCCGTATCGCCTTGCAGCTTCCCTGCTGTCAATGGTTTCTGCATACGCCTCTCTTTTTGGTGCTGGGTTCCGCGAGAACTGCGGGGGACCGCCAGAAGCCACAGATAATCCCGTTGCAGCTTCCTTCAAATTCTCCACAGCTTCGGCAATGTCGGATGTTGGTTTCCCGAGCGTGCCTTCACGGTTTGCCGGCGCAGCCCGCCATGCTGAACGGCTCGGCCTAGCCCAGCCTCCAGTTGTGACCGTTGTTGGCTCCGTGGCGGCGTCATTCTTGCGGCTGTAGTCatctttgttgttgttattgttgtcgCCGTTATTAGCGTTTGATGGAGGGGCTAGTACTTGGCGCCAGTTGGCTGCATTTGGGAACCTGCTGGGTCGGCTAGCTTCTGTCTGGACTTTGGCGAGGAAGTCCTCAACTTCTTGTGGGCGATCTTCAGCTGGACTCGAAGGCCTGCGCAATTTGTCGGCATTATAAAACTTATCTTTCACCTCCGTCTTGAATCCGTAGTCTTTCTCCGGCTCAACCTTTGGTGGGGAGTTATTCCTGTTGTAGAAATTTATGATGAGATATACTATGAAAGGGAAGAGAGTGCTTCTTGCCAAGATGGACACAAGTTagttttatagactgagttgaaagaaatttctctgcctagtttaaagaaaatttttgtccagAACAAAAGATGGAAAACAGACATTTCTTATAAGGAAACATATCTAGATTAGACtaaataagaaagagaataagagaaatgttatatatatatactgaacAAATATCTTCATTCCATCCATCCAAACTAATATGGCAATATGGCATATGGTTCTCCTATAGCATTTGATAGATGAAAATGGATTTTTTAGTTAGAGGACCACGCTTTTGTGGATGAAATTAGAATACTTGCCGAGtatatatcatttttcataGAGCAAACCCTACAAAGCTTAATTTAGAGagtataaaatattctaataccTGTATCCATAATCTTTCACGGGCTCGACCTTTGGTAAGGAGCTTTGTTTGTATCCATAATCATTCACGGGCTCGACCCTTGGTAAGGAGCTTGGTTTGTATCCATAGACGTCCCTCGTTGGCTCGACCTTTTGCGGGGAGCTATATCTGTATCCAAAATCATTCACGGGCCCAACCCTTGGTCCGGAGCTGTATCCGTATCCATAGTCTTTCAGTGGCTCAACCTTTGGTGGCGAGCTATATCTGTATCTAGAATCATTCACGGGCTCGACCGGCCTTGGGAAGGAGCTATGTTTGTATCCATAGTCCCTCACTGGCTCAACCTTTGATGGGGGCTTAACTCTTCCATAGATTTTCAGTGGCTCAACCTTTGGTGGGGAGCCATATCTGTATCCATAGTCTTTCACCGGCTCAACCTTTGGTGGGGAGCCATATCTATATCCATAGTCTTTCACTGGCTCAACCTTTGGTGGGGAGCCATATCCGTATCCATAGTCTTTCACTGGCTCAATCTTGGGCGGGGAGCTATGCCTGTATTGTGTGAATACAGGCACACGGACATGCTCAACAACTGTCTCAACTTTTGCAACATAGCTCTGCCCATAACGATTGGGAATGCTCACAATAATTGGCGTTTTCCGGCCCTCGGCATCGACGATGACCGGCCGGCAAACGTGATCGGAGGCGTAGCTTGCTTCGCTCCATTCATTAGCACGTGGCGGAGCCCCATTATAGGTGGAGTAGCCTGATCTATACCCATAACCATACCCATCCATCTCTAAGCTTTGTGTGAAAACCTCGTTTCCTCAAAGAACCTTAATTAGGACTACCTCTTCAGTTTCTAAAGGTGTCATAACTTAtccttaaatagaaaaataattttcctttgTGCTTACATGACATGATACAAGAATCAAGGAGGGTACAGTGAGATTCCCTTCTTGTTCTTCGATTGACAACATAATTGAAGAATCATATTCTGCCAAATCCATGCACATATAGCGACCTGCATTAACTTCCCttgaatgatttatttatttatttatttttattttcagctGCACTCTGCAGAAtgtgttgaatatatatatccaccataaaagaataaataaaagctgAGAGAATCACTTTTGCTACATGGAAACAACTGTGAACTTTCAATGCAAGAATCAGAAGCTCCAAACAGGATATAAGATCAGTTGGGACATGGCCGTTCCAAGTGAAAAGATTGAGAAGAATTTTTAGAAAAGTTTACAATATTCACAACATGAACAAGTGCTTCGAAGCACTTGACACTACTTTCTGTTGTTTTCCATGGCTGGAATTAATTGGGAGCCAAGCTGGCTATTCGTCGATCTCCACCCATATTGTCTCTgcactttttaagtttttcttcaaaaggaTCAATTCTACATTTTTCTTAAGAATCATATTCTGCTCATGAGCTTATCTATTGATCCATATGACCGATAATGCGACCAGCCAAATTATATTCCTCTTTATCTCTGATCTCAAGTCTCTCAACGTCAATGCAACAATGAGCAGCAGgagaaaattactttttttaactttcttttaTCCGTAGTCATGGTGTTTTCCCAGCAAGCCAGATTAAAGAAAGTTTCATGCAGCCGCAACTTTGGATATGatactaagagcatgtttgagattgcgtttgagaaataaagcttttaagtcaaaaagagcttttgggcaaaagctttaattttaagcttttgtcaaaagttcattttggtcatttttaggctttttggacccttaaaagcgcttttaatttttttaccaaacgagtacttttttcttcaagtgAACTTTTTGAAtgctaaaagcatttttaagacctttaaacgcaatcccaaacaggttcTAACTAATGCAGCACGGCAAAGTGGCTTCgcaaaaacaacaaacacaaGAATTAcaacccttattaaaaaaataagagttaaTCTAAGGTTCGAGGTAGagtagaaaagaaaaccacCATTAAAGTGTTTAAATagataataattaaaaataataataattgagcCTAGCTCTAGACAGttataacatatatttatactacccAGACtcttaaccctaataaaaaattgaaaaaaggtCGGTTTACAAAAAATTTCAGCTTCCAGTTCGAACTTGTAAAAATTTGAATCACCTTGTTCCAAATCTAGTTCGAACTTAGATTTTGGAACACGCCTTTTGGAAGTCTTTTGGATCACCTTGTTCCAAATCTAGTTTGAATTGAGATTTGGAATGTGCCTGTCTGTCCAGCTCTTTAAAATTCTATTTGTAACCGTTTTGACTCAGTAAAAGTTAGAAGCGACAAAACATGACTTCGTAGACATTTGAATCAGTTTTCTAATGTCACCAAGCTTACTCTCATATGatgtcataatttttttctacGATTAGTCCGATAGGATAGAAAATTGCCCTGCATCAAAATTACTATATAACAAGGACACTTTCTTTGAAAGTgtcacatacatatatattgaGCACCTCCTGTTTCAAGAATCAAGGCCAATTGATATATACTTGATTGATTGTAATGGGACTTCGCCCCTCTTCCATTAACCCACCTTTTGAAAACTTGACAAGGTAATCTCGTGTGCCTCTCTCGATTCTCTTGTTCATTATATTTCTCTActcatgcatgtatatatatttgatgaatGTCTCTActcatgcatgtatatatatttgatgaatGTCCTCATATATACAATTTTCTGGTATGATAAACTCATCAATAAATATAATATCCCaactttcaaattaaaattttctgacatCTAGCATGCTGTACGTACGTTCATGATGTGTTAGGACATGCATGTGAGggagaaaaaaacataatataacTGAGTTCAAATTCATAGACTTTTGGACTTGGTGGTTTCGCAATATGTTATATCATGGCGATCTCATTAATGAATACTTCCTAAGATATTGTTAAACTAATTAAGAACAATAATATTAGAGCCAATAGTTTGAAAATACTAATCTTAACCCCTGATAGAGTGGACTAAAGAGTATACATAGCTAGCGTGCATGCATAGTCGTTGGAAATGAACCTAGGgtccaaaccaaacaaaagtcTTTCACCCAAAGGTGAAGATGGAGGGCCGCCGTATGAGACGTCTCTACACATGCTAATTaaggagaattttatttaaggAAAGTTCacttattaaagaaaatttttgaaagaaatttgtgtcaCTTTCTAATTAAGGAGAGTTTTTATAAGAGAAAAGCTAGCCCCTCTAGCTACACATGCTAAATGTCATAAGATGAACGAACATTCAACAGAAAAGTAAAGATTAAGCATGCACGTGTTGAGATAGAACAAGTTTTAAGAAACTATTTGGCCCAAGAAAGAGAGATTGCATGACACCGTGTGGAGGTTGGGATGGAGTGCATCACAGTCAAATGAGTGTGGCCCATCACCATGTATATATTGTCATGCTGATTGCACCTAAAAGTTAATCAATTGGCCTAGACTGACTCTTCCCAACGGGTCCTTCAAGATTACGTGCAACCCTATACAAGGccataataaaagagagaagaaaaacttaCATGAGTTTAGAACAAGAGTTTTAGTTCAAAGGAAAGCACTTCatgttttatgttaattttgaacatttacagtttttttttcatcaaatgatTTTTGAACCAACTATTTTAATCGATTGGGAATATTATTTGCTGAGTCTttgctatttttgttttatgttgacCGGCCACAAGCTTTGGCATTCAATGTTTGAATTATCATTTGCTTTCATTTAATGCTCTGCACCTCATGGTATTGAAttaggatcctttccatttcatttgaactagaaaatatccaattagttatagtggaaaagtatttttgtcccctcaaaaaatgaaaagacaaaaatactcatccacaAGAGGATCATGCTCCCATGGTATTTCCTTTGCGCCGGCTTTGAGGCATTAGTTAACAAACCTAGCTCTAACGGGTTGGGAGCGTTAAACTTGGAACCCCGTTGTAGGTGGAGTAGTTGCCCTCTATTCTCACAACCATACCCGGCCATCTCTAAGCTTTGTTCTTAAGGTTTCATAATTAGTTATCCTTAAATAGAAGAATAAGTTATTCCCTTCAAAGTCTTCCACTGAGAACTTTAATtgaagaattatatatattctgcCAATCTGTGGATAGTGACCTGCATTGCCTTCCCATGAAAGAGTTTCAAGTATTAGCTTGTCTGCACTGTAAAGTGTTGCATCCACCataagagaataaataaaagcaagagaatcacttttatttttgttaattggaAAAGGGAAAAGGGGACACATAGGATCGTAATATGCCACTACGCTATCCAGCCGTGGCTCATTCTATTTCATAGATCGCCTCCTCCGTGACTCGAATGggaccaattgtggctatcttaATTGAGTGTGACTATAGATGGAATCCGACTGGGCCATAGCCTGATCCGGTCCCACCAGAGCATCGAGCATATGTAAGGATTCCACATTACAGAGGATTGAACCCACACCCTAATACATGCCTTAACcacttaaaaatttattttggccATTAAACCACCACTCTTAGTGGCCTCTTGTTTATTCTACACTGGACCACACGCAATTAGCTTTATATCCTTACAAAACGTTAAAGTCATGCATGACGtctaggggtgggcacgggtcggggcggggcgggtatcgGCCTTTTCCCCAACCCGCCCCGCACCCTGCGGGTTTCAAAATTTCAACCCGCCACCCGAGCACAGACAGCAATACCCGTGCGGGTTCGGGTATTGCGCGCGGGACGAGACGGGTATTGCGGGTTGTGCGGGTTCTTCTCCAgatcctctttcttctcctccatttttgtCAGATCCTCTCAGAACCCTGAGAAACAAACACTACCTACATCAAACGATTTAAACCTATAAACACAGAACCccgaaaaacaaacaaacatacacaACTTTGCAGAAAAccaaagaatgaaaaagaaaaccaaagatcGTGGTCTGTGGAGGTGGGAGCGGCGATGTAGactagagagagaaacagaCGAGAGGCGGAGAGAGAGAACACACTGGAGAGAGAGCAAGTAAGACGAGAGAGAGCAAGGGAGACGAGAGAGCTAGAGGGAGAGAAAAGGGGGGAGGCGgcagaagaaaaagagcaaGGCTGAATGGAGttgggttagggtttttttgtttttatacttATGCAGCGGGTCGGGCGGGTACCCGCAGGGAAAAACCTTTAAAACCCGcaacccgacccgacccgcacGGGTTGAAAGAATCTTACCCGAACCCgcaaaaaaacacatgaaacccggacggggcggggcgggttgggcgggtttttgcccacccctaatgaCGTCTATGAAgtgataaagataaagtaaaccTATTACTTCGAGTCTTAGAGATAAGGATAAAGTAAACCTTTTACTTGGAGATAAAGATAACATCTCACTTACGTCTCCGAGGACAAAGAAACCTTACCCCACTCCTTTTGCTACACGAATCAATTAATTACTACATGAAAACAGTAATTAAGTGATGTTCTCCATCCTGTCCTGTaaagggaatatatatatatatatatgagagttGTAGACTTGTGTTTTGTTGTGGAGTGGTAATGGGTAGCAGCGTAAGCTCACTGCAGGCGCAGGCGGTAGTTGGTGCTACTGCTGTCATCGGCATAGGTCTGTTGGCGTGTGTGGTTGCCGTCCTGTCACGCTCAGGCGGGAAAACAATGAAAGCTCCCGGAAGGGGTCATCGCATATCAAGGGGTGGTTTTGAACAAAACCCAAAGGCCTACTTTCGCGGCTTGCGTAAGAAGTAAACTTGCTAATTGCTATATTTATTGAATAAAACTTTCGATGCTTGGGCTGCAGGCTCTTATTTCTTCGATCGgcttttttgtgtgtgtgtttatctCTTTGATCGGCTTGGAGATACCCTTTGAGCTTTGGCTGCATGTGTAAAATGGATatgtaaaaattaattgaatatcGTCTTTGAAATGATTTTGTTGTTATCTTCAaaggttgtttttgtgtttaatttatgttttcattttacttttttttttttttttttttcaagatatgCTAGAGGCCGTCATACAACTATTATCGGCTGTTATTAGTTGATAGGCTGGTAAAACACGCGCGCGCAcacgcgcgcgcacacacatatatatatgagttgtATGGATCCTTTAATTTAGGAATGCAATTTCTCATCTTCCAACAATATTTTATGGAGGGTGGAAATTCATTGGCATGCTAATCTATTCCTTGcttttatatatcatttttttttccttttccaactaTTTATGAGCAATATCTCTAGTAATGTTATGCATTCCAACTAATCAAAGCACCATTTTCTACTTTATTtactacatttttaatataaactCTAACAGGTTTTCTACTccattctctattttctttaaatattattttttttcttattttttgaaaccaccaagagagaagagagagaaattattaaaaaaaaaaacataagctAATAATTAAGCTACAAGCACTTGCCTAAAAGTTagctaataataaaaaaaaaaaaaacaaaaaaaaaagtgttttagaTAAGGAAAAGACAAGTTAATGAACATGATTTTTAAAGCATTCGTTGGAGATGCTCCTAGGAATGCTCTTGAACTTCTTCATTATAGACGTCTAGAATTACATCAATTGAAAATGCTTATATTACTCATATGACCTCTCATCTATGCATTCTATACATTCTTTAAATCTACCTTCATTATAATTAAGCTTAATCAAGTTGTTTTTTAGTGATtgcaataaattaattattaagatcaaaagaaaatcaagatgaAACTGAACAAAGATCAAGAGAATATCAAAAGAANNNNNNNNNNNNNNNNNNNNGGCggatttagattttttttttggtgcggAGGGGCGAATGAACAGTagcaaacaaaattaaaaaacagaaaaataggCAAATTTGGATATATGCATGATTGATGGTTAGTAAGATaagtcttaaaaaaaacaagaaaaggagaagtgttaattaattgattagtcattattagttaattaaggtAAGTAGGCCGGAtaatattaagtaattaattgtGAGAGAAGTGTTAATTAATTCATCATCATCAGTTCATGATTCTCAGTATCCTTGTAACAAATTGCTTTTATGATTAGTGCATAAGAATAAAgacttttatttaatttatttcgtTTGACAATTAGTCTCAGAGCAGGTATTTATTGTCAGCATTAACACCAGCCATTGTAGTGTAGTCAAGATGCACCTACAGTACTACTTTAAACGGCAAGAGGTCTAGTGTTTTGActtggaatttatttattttttcaaatttttagaaaaaaagctAAATTTAAACAGCTCATGAATGCTCAAGAGACCTTTCTAAACAAGCCATTTATCAAGAGCCAAAAAGTTAAGAGACTTTTATAATAAACCATATTTGCAAAACGGATGGTAGCGCATTTACATCCCGCTCAGCAAAAGTTTTGCTAAATTTagccaaaatattatttattttttttattttagctatccaCTTTTTTAAAGTACTTACATTCGGCGTAgcattttaactatcaacttttaatattttatttaaaatttattattttgtattttttatgtaGTTCTACAAGTGAGGGGAGAGAAGTTTAAATGGtttttaattaaaggaaaaaggATGAAAtgcttttttaattaataaaataatagattGTTGAGCTATAGTGCTCAACAACTTTGTTGAGCATTGTAGCTCCTCAACAAACTCTTAGGTAGTTTGCTTAGCCGGATGGAAAGTGATTTTAACACTATAACTCAATAAAAATAggcaaaatgatattttgttgaactggatgtgaatgctctaactATTTGCAGCCtcatcaaaaccattttttggttattttagtgAGGCAATTATTTGGCGAAACTGCCTAACAAGTCTCATTTTCAGCCTTATCACTTTGATGGAAAAAATTtgtgaataaaaaaatggtttctctctccccctttaatagttgaaaaaagaataaacaaatctttgaaaaataatatttaaatgaaatagtgaaaatgaattgttaaaatagtgaggctgttGAAAATGCTTTAACAAAGTGAGTAGTTACAATAGGTAAAAATGTACTTTTgtcttttggttattttgatgagtaaaatttggtaagGATGCTTGTCATTTGTTACAAGCCATTTACTAAAAGCCAAAAAGTGAAAGCTATTTAGCTTTTTAAGATTATATattcatttcctttttctctcatctaccaaaaacaaaaaaaaacaaaaaatatttaactaaagtaaagaaaaatataaaatgtttgatgTTTGATTCATTTTATAAGTGACCCTCTAAATTAAAGTAATAAAAGTCATATGGACTCTCACTCCTCTTATATATAGAACCCCGcctatgagtaatgttataaaatatctttttatcctttcttttattcttccaaagtttatattatttttaaaattattattagatcaaaatttaatagtaattttaaaagtcactttaactttgagaggataaaaagatgctCCTCAAACATTACtccgctatatatatatatatatatatatacatttaaaTACTCAACCATATGAACTCTCACCTCTATGCAACATAAGGGCTCGTTTGGTTCGCATAATGCGTATTTCATTAGGAAAGTGAATAGTTATGACTGGAAATAAAAGAGAATGGAATGGAATTGAataactattcatattccttaatttAGTAACAACACACATACTTTAATTggaatttaatcaaaattactaaaagccccatgctattatttttttcaactcatatttaaaataaaaaaattaaaaattaaagaaaataaagtgggtggccagccacccacaTAAACAGCTGGGGTGGCCAGGTCACCCCTTATAAGCAAGCGCAGCCACCCCAAAGGACCCACGGGGGTGGCCACGACCACCCTCGACACCCTCAGGGGTGGCCGCACCACCCCCGGCCTCTTCtgtgggtggctgaccaccacaatgggtggtcggccacccactttattttttttagttttttttaagtttaaaataaactcaaaaaataaaaatgggttttttggaaaatttattcaatttcatAAGGAATAGCTGTTCTTCTTAGTTTAGAAGAAATAGTTACTCCTCTTAATTTAGatgaatagttattcatttgtATGAGATTAGTCATTCTCATgagaataactatttctagGAACAGACccctaccaaacaaaagaataactattctaAAGAATATCTATTTCATTCTaggggtctattccgcaaaccaaatggCCAATGATCACATTTGATGTTCCCATTATCTGAGCCATTTACCATCCGAGGCATTCTCACTGTTTATTCTCTTCTTTCATCATTCATGCAGCAGGACAAAACACCAGAAAAAAAAGATTACACAGACATGCACCATGTACATAAAATACTCACGTTTAATATTGCATATTCTTACTACAATATAcgcaaaagcttaagcttattttatatatataatatgatgcCCTCAGGGCCAGGCATGCATGCcattaattaagataatatttCCATACGTACAATACAAACCTCCCAGGAAGCATTGATCATTCAGGATCAATCAACATTTGCGCCGCCATACCTCCTAGCAGCCTCTTTGCTATCGATGGTT
Coding sequences within it:
- the LOC132171777 gene encoding early nodule-specific protein 2-like, which codes for MDGYGYGYRSGYSTYNGAPPRANEWSEASYASDHVCRPVIVDAEGRKTPIIVSIPNRYGQSYVAKVETVVEHVRVPVFTQYRHSSPPKIEPVKDYGYGYGSPPKVEPVKDYGYRYGSPPKVEPVKDYGYRYGSPPKVEPLKIYGRVKPPSKVEPVRDYGYKHSSFPRPVEPVNDSRYRYSSPPKVEPLKDYGYGYSSGPRVGPVNDFGYRYSSPQKVEPTRDVYGYKPSSLPRVEPVNDYGYKQSSLPKVEPVKDYGYRNNSPPKVEPEKDYGFKTEVKDKFYNADKLRRPSSPAEDRPQEVEDFLAKVQTEASRPSRFPNAANWRQVLAPPSNANNGDNNNNNKDDYSRKNDAATEPTTVTTGGWARPSRSAWRAAPANREGTLGKPTSDIAEAVENLKEAATGLSVASGGPPQFSRNPAPKREAYAETIDSREAARRYGNFNGSSRPEKAGDQTFTATIDSKEAARRYGGANVD